The sequence TCGGGCGACACCCTGTGCGTCGAGGCGGACCGGTTGCTCGCCTTCGACGGCTCGCTCCAGCAGGGCACGCTCTTCCTCGGCGCGCAGGGCGGCGTGATGGGGATGGTGCGCGGCCAGGTGACGGGCCAGGGCCTCTTCACGACGACGCTCAAGGGGCACGGCGCCGTCGCGGTGATGGCGCACGGCGGGGTCATCGAGCTGCCGATCACGCCCGGCCGCTCCGTGCACGTCGATCCGCAGGCGTACGTGGCGCACTACGGCGAGGTACGGAACAAGCTGTCCACGGCCCTCGGCTGGCGCGACATGGTGGGCCGGGGCTCGGGCGAGGCGTTTCAGCTGGAGTTGTCGGGGCAGGGCGCGGTCTTCGTGCAGGCATCGGAGGAGAAGCTGTGAACCCGCTCGTCCCCGACGGCACACCCGTCCTCGATCCGCACGCGCTGCCCTCGGACGACAACGTCAACGCGTACACGTTCTGCGTGGAGTTGCGGGGCTCGCAGTGGTTCCTGCAGAAGGGGAAGATGATCGCCTACTACGGGCGGATCTCCTTCGACGGGATCGGCAGCGGGCGCTTCGACCGGCTCCTGCGGACGAGTTTCCACTCGCCGTTGCACGCGAGCGACTGGGTCGTCGCGGAGGGCGAGGGGAAGATGCTCCTCGCGGACCGGGCGTTCGACGTCAACAGCTTCGACCTGGAGGACGGCAACCTCACGGTCCGCTCGGGCAACCTCCTCGCGTACGAGCCGAGCCTCGCGCTCAAGCAGTCGATCGTGCCCGGCTTCCTGACCCTCATCGGCACCGGGAAGTTCATCGCCGCGTCCAACGGTCCGGTCGTCTTCATGGAGCCGCCGTTGCGCGTCGACCCGCAGGCGCTCGTGGGCTGGGCGGACTGCCCCTCGCCGTGCCACCACTACGACCACGGCTACCTGAGCGGTTTCCTCGGCGGTGTCCGCGCCCTCACCGGGCTCGGCGGCGCCTCCGGCGAGGAGCACCAGTTCGAGTTCGTGGGGGCCGGCACCGTGCTCCTCCAGTCGAGCGAGCAGCTCATGCCGGAGACGGACATCGGCACGACCCCCGCGGAGCCGGGGGTGCCGGGCGGCGGGGGCGCCGGGCGCCCGGGGATGCCCGGCCACGCGCCCGGCGGGGCGGGCGGGGCCCAGGGACTGCCCAGGATGCCGGGGCAGTTGGGGGACATTCAGCGGAGGTTCGGCTTGTAGGGATTGACCGGCGGCGCGCGGCGTCGGGGCGGCGCCGTGACGGGCGGGCCGGGTTAGGGTGGCGGCTCGTGGGGCAGCTCACGTCAGAGGTTTCGTTCGGTTTTCAACTTCTTCGGTAGAATGTCTTCATGGACACGGAGAAGACGACGAGCGAGGCCACGCCGTGGCTCAGCCAGGACGAGCAGTGCGCCTGGCGCACCCACCTGGAAGTGAACCGGCTCCTCACCCACCAGCTCGAACGTGATCTCCAGCCGTTCGGGCTCACGATGAATGACTACGAGATCCTGGTGAACCTCTCGGAGGCCGAGGAGCACCGGGTGCGGATGAGTGATCTCGCCGCCGCGACCCTCCAGTCCAAGAGCCGGCTCTCGCACCAGATCACCCGCCTGGAGAAGGCGGGCCTCGTCCGCAGGGAGAACTGCGAGTCCGACCGGCGCGGGCTCTTCGCCGTGCTCACCGAGCCGGGCCTTATGACGATGCGCGAGGTCGCCCCGCACCACGTGGCCTCCGTGCGGCGCCACTTCATCGACCGGCTCACCCCCGAGCAGCTCACGGCGCTGCACGACTTCCTCCGGCCCATCGCCGAGGGACTGCGCGAGGTGCGCGAGGCACGCTGAGCCGGGCACGCCACCCGCCGACGCCCCCGGCCACGCCACCCGCCCAGCTCAGGCGCGGCCGACCCCGGCCACGGCCCACCTCAGGCACCGCCCGCGCCAGGCACCGCCCGCGTCAAGCACCGCCGTCCCCGTCCCCGCACCTCCCGCTCCGGCCGCCTCAGGCCAGTCCGCCCGTCGCGCGTACGTTCTGCCCGGTGATCCAGCGCCCGTCCGGACCGGCGAGGAAGGCGATGACGTCGGCGATGTCGGACGGGGTGCCGAGGCGGGCGAGCGGGGTCATGGCCGGGACGGCGGCGAGCGCCTCGGGCGGGTTGGCGCCGCGCAGCATGTCCGTGTCGGTCGCGCCGGGCGAGACGGTGTTCGCCGTGATGCCCCGGGCCCCGAGTTCCTGGGCGGCGACGGCCATGAGCTGCTCGACCGCGCCCTTGCTCATCACGTACGGGGCGATGCCGGGCCCCGGGCGCACGGTGTTCGCCGTCGAGACGGTGATGATCCGGCCGCCGTCGCGCAGGTGGCGGGCCGCGTAGCGCGTGGTGAGGAAGACGGCGCGGGTGTTGACGGTCAGCACCTCGTCGAAGTGCTCCGTGCCGGTCTCCGCGAGCGGGAGCCGGGCGGACGTGCGTGCCGCGTTGTTGACGAGGATGTCGAGCCCGCCGAGGCGCGCGTCGGCCGCCGCCATGGCCTGCTCGGTGGCCGCCGCGTCGGCGAGGTCGAGCCGCACGGCGTACGCCTGCCCGCCCCGGGCCCGTACCACCGCGCACACCTCGTCGGCCGCTTCCCGCTCCCGCCGGTACGTGAGGACGACCCGCGCGCCGTCGCGGCACAGCCGTTCCACGACGGCCCGGCCGATCCCCCGCGACCCCCCGGTGACCACGGCGTTCTTCCCCGCCAGCACACCCTCCGCACCCGTCACGGCGCCCCCTCTCGTCCGGTGGCAGGGGCCCGACGCCAGTACCGGGACGGCGAATCCTCCAGGGCCCCGATCCGCCACCGCCGCGTCTCACCCCGCGCGCCACCCCGGCCCCGCACGCCGCCCCATCTCACCCGGCACGCCCCCGCCCCACTTCACCGGCGCCCCGCCTCACCCGGCACGCCCTCGTGCCCCCGTCCCGCCTCACCCCGCCAACGGCACCCGCAGCACGAACTCCGCTCCCCCGCCCGGCCGTTCGCCCGCCACCAGCGAGCCTCCGTGGCGGTGGGCCGCGTCGCGGGCGATGGCGAGGCCCAGGCCCGCGCCGCCCTCGTCGCGGGTGCGGGCGTCGTCGAGGCGGACGAAGCGTTCGAAGACGCGGTCGCGTTCGGCGGGCGGGACGCCGGGGCCGTCGTCGGACACCGTCACGACCGCGTCGGCGCCCTCCTGGCGCAGGGCGAGGGTGACCTCGGAGCGGGCGTGGCGGCGCGCGTTGTCGAGGAGGTTGCCGAGGATGCGGCCCAGCTGGGGCGCGGAGCCGCGTACCTCGTAGCCGTCCGCCCGTTCGGGTTCGATGCGGGCGCGCAGGCCGTGCTCGGCCGCCTCGCGCGCGACGAGGTCCGCGAGCCGCACCGGCCGGTCGGGGGGCCGCTCCCCCGCGTCGAGCCGCGCGAGAAGGAGCAGGTCGGCGGCGAGGTGCTGGAGCCGTACGGTGTCCTCCACCGCCCCGTCCAGGTCGAGGAACTCCGGGTGTTCTGCGCCCACTTCGAGCTGCGTGCGGAGCGAGGCGATGGGGCTGCGCAGCTCGTGCGAGGCGTCGGCGACGAAGCGGCGCTGCTTGTCGACGGCGTCCTGGAGGGCGGCGAGCGTCGCGTTGGTGGTACGGGCCAGGGCGGCGATCTCGTCGTGCGTCGCGGGCTCGGGGACGCGGCGCGCGAGGTCGCGCGAGCCCGTGATGGCGTCGAGTTCGGCACGGATGCCCTCGACGGGCCGCAGGGCGCGCCGGGTCACGGCCCACGTGACGGCGGCGACGACGGCGAGCAGCACGGGCAGCCCGATGAGCATGACGGTGAGCGCGGTGCGCACGGCGCTGTCGGCGGCGTCGAGCGGCGCCCCGGCGAAGACGGTGAACGTCCGCGCGTCGTCGTCATCCCCGGAGTCGGCCTCGGAGCCGGGGCCGGAGCCGGAGTCGTCGTCGGTTTCGGCCTCGGAGTCGCCCCCCGAGGAGCCCGTGTCCGACCCCGAGCCCGTGTCCGAGTCGTCCTCGCTCTCCCGGGGCTTCACCTCGATCGCCGCCCACCGGTACGTGCCCCGGTCCCCGTCGATGACGGCCTCGCCGCTACTCAGGTGGGCGTCGTCGTCGAGCGTGCCTCCCGAGGGCGCGGGCCCGGCGGACGGCCTGACGCCGCTCGTCCCGGTACCGCTCACGGACTCCAGGTCCTCGCTGACGGCCCGCACCCGGCCCGTGCCGTCCACGATCTGCACGGGTTCGTCGTCATCGTCGGGGAGGTCGAGCGCGTCCCAGGACGTGCCGGTGGCGAGGCGCGCGGCGACCTTGCGCGCGGCGGACTCGGCGTCGGCGCCCGCGCGGTCGATGAGGTTGGCGCGCAGCGAGAGGACCACGGCCGTGCCCGCGGCGACGAGGACGACGGCGACGACGAGCGTCGCGGCGACGGTGGCCCTGGCCCGTACGGAGCCGAAGAGGCGCCTCACGGGCGCTCCAGGAGGTACCCGGCGCCGCGCACCGTGCGGATGAGGCCGGCGCCGAGCTTGCGGCGCAGCGTGCTCACGTACACCTCGACGATGTTCGGGTCGCCGGAGTAGGCGAAGTCCCAGACGTGTTCGAGGATGTCGGCCTTGGAGACGACCTGTCCGGCGCGGAGCACGAGGTGTTCGAGCACCGCGTACTCCTTCGCCGTGAGGGGGATCTCCTCGCCCGCGAGGCGGACGCGGCGCGCGCCCGTGTCGAGGCGGAGCGCCCCGAGTTCGCGCACGGGCGGTGCCCCGGTGGCGCGGCGGCGGAGCAGCGCCTTGACGCGGGCGCGCAGGACGACGTACGAGAAGGGCTTGGTGAGGTAGTCGTCGGCCCCCGTGTCGAGCCCCTCGGCCTCGTCGTACTCGCCGTCCTTCGCGGTGAGCATGAGGATCGGCGTGTCGTCGCCCGCGGCGCGGAGCGCGGCGCAGACGCGGTAGCCGTTCATGCCGGGGAGCATGATGTCGAGGACGATCAGGTCGTAGCCGCCCTCGGTCGCCCGGCGCAGGCCCTCGGTCCCGTCGTGCGCGATGTCCACGGCGTAGCCCTCGGCGCCGAGGCCCAGGGCGAGGGAGCGGGCGAGGCGGCGTTCGTCCTCCACGATCAGCAGGCGCATGCCGCACAGCCTGCCAAATCCTCCCTGAAGCGGCCTTCAGGAAGCTTCAGGAAGCCTTCAGGCGGCGCGGGCAACAGTGAGTCACGTCATCAAGCCCGCTCCCGCAGGAGGTTCCTCATGAAGCGCAAGCCCGTATTCGCCGCTCTCGCCGCCGCCGTCGTCCTCGCGGCCGGGGGCGGAGTCGCCGCCGCGTCCCTCGGAGATGACGGCGGTACGTCCGCGGCCTCCGGTACGGGTACGGGGGCGACGACGCACGAGCGGGCGGGGCTCACCCGTACCGGGGCCGACGACACGGCCCGCGAGGACCGCGACGACCGCGACACCGACGACCGCGACGACGACACGCGCCACGGCGCCGGGCGCGACGACACCGCGCGCCACGACGACACCGACGACACCGACGACGACCAGGACGACGACGCCCGCGAGCGCGCCCACGACGCCGCCGAGCACAAGGCGGAGGCCGCCGCCGCGCGGAAGGTGGCGGCGCCCGACGCCCTCGCCGCCGCGCTCGCGCACACCCCGGGCCGCGCCCTCTCGGCCGAGATCGACGACGACCAGGACGGCCGCCTCGTGTGGGAGGTCGAGATCCTCGACGGCTCCGGGAAGCTCCGGCACGTCGACGTCTCGCCGTCGAGCGGGAAGGTCCTCGACGCGCGCACGGAACGCGGCGACGCGGACGACGTACGGGCCGCGAAGGACCTCCTGACCGGTGACGCGACGAGCGCCGCGAAGGCCGCGCGGGCCGCCGCCGCGAAGGGCACGGTCGTCTCCGTCGACCTGGAGGAGGAGCGGAACGGGTACTGGAGCGTCGAGACCGGGCCCGCGGAGGCGGAGTGGTCCGTCGCGCTCGACGGGGCGAAGGTCACGCAGGGAAGCGACGACTGAGGCCCCTCTCACGCTCACCGCCGAGGCCCCCGGCCCGCGCGCTTGCCGCCGAGGCCCCCGTCCCCTCGCGTAAGCCGCCGCCGAGGCCCCGGCATACCCCCTGCGGTCCCCGGACACTCCCCCGAGGTCCGGACACGCCCCCGAGGTCTCCGGCCATGCCCCCGGCCGAGGCCCCGATCAGGTCCCCGCCGAGGCCCCCGGTCGCGTTTCGCGGCCGGGGTCCCCGGTCATGTCTCCCCCCGTGGCCCCTGTCACGTTTCCCCGCGCCGCCCGGTCATCCCGGCGAAGCCACCCGCTCGTCGCCCCGGAGGCCCGTCATGTCCTGGCCGCACCTCGCGCTTCTCGCCCTCGCGCTCGTCCAGCTCGTCGACGCCGTGCTCAGCCTGCGTCCGGTGGGCTTCGTGCGCGACTGCCTCAGCGACGTCGGGCTGCCGCGCCGCTGGTGGCGGCTGCTCCCGGTGGTGAAGGCGGCGTCGGCGGCGGGGCTCGTGGCCGGTGTCCGGTGGCACTGGCTCGCGGTGCTGACCTCGGCGGCGCTCGTCCTCTACTTCCTGCTCGCGATCGGCGCGCACGTACGGGCGCGGGACTTCGGCCGCAACCTCTTCCTGAACGCGAGCGGGATGCTCGTCCTGTGCGCTGCGGTACTGGTGATCACGCTGTCCGCGTGAGGGCCGCGCGCGAGGCGGGAGTGCGTACGGAGAAGGGGGCGGACTCCCCGCACGGAGTCCGCCCCCTTCTCCTCGTTCCCCTACTTCTTCGGCACCCGCACCACGAGCGCGTCGCCCTGCCCGCCGCCCCCGCACAGGGCCGCGGCGCCGACGCCGCCGCCGCGCCGCTTCAGCTCCAGGGCGAGGTGGAGGACGAGGCGGGCGCCCGACATGCCGATCGGGTGGCCGAGGGCGATCGCGCCGCCGTTGACGTTCACCTTTTCCGGGGTGACGCCGAGGTCGGCCATTGACTGCACGGCGACGGCGGCGAACGCCTCGTTGATCTCGATGAGGTCGAGGTCGTCGACGCCGATGCCCTCCTTGGAGAGCGCGTGCTTGATCGCGTTCGACGGCTGCGACTGGAGCGAGTTGTCCGGGCCCGCGACGTTGCCGTGCGCGCCGATCTCGGCGAGCCATTCGAGGCCCAGTTCCTCGGCCTTGGCGCGGCTCATCACGACGACGGCCGCGGCGCCGTCGGAGATCTGCGAGGCGGTGCCCGCGGTGATCGTGCCGTCCTTGGTGAAGGCCGGGCGGAGCTTGCCGAGCGTCTCGACGGTCGTGTCGGCCCGGACGCCCTCGTCCGTGGTGAGGAGGACGGGCTCGCCCTTGCGCTGCGGGATCTCGACGGGGGTGATCTCCGCCTCGTAGATCCCGTTCTTCTGCGCGGCGGCGGCGCGCTGGTGGCTCAGCGCGGCGAACTCGTCCTGCGGGGCGCGCGTGATGCCGAGGCGGGCGTTGTGCTTCTCGGTGGACTCGCCCATCGCGATGTTCTCGAAGGCGTCGGTGAGGCCGTCGTGGGCCATCGCGTCGAGCATCTCGATCGCGCCGTACTTGTGGCCCGCGCGGGAGTTCGGGAGCAGGTGCGGGGCGTTGGTCATGGACTCCTGGCCGCCCGCGACGACGATGTCGAACTCACCGGCGCGGATGAGCTGGTCGGCGAGCGCGATCGCGTCCAGCCCGGAGAGGCACACCTTGTTGACGGTGAGCGCGGGCACGCTCATCGGGATGCCGGCCTTCACGGCGGCCTGGCGGGCCGGGATCTGCCCGGCGCCCGCCTGGAGCACCTGGCCCATGATCACGTACTGGACCTGCTCCCCGCCGATCCCGGCCCGCTCCAGCGCCGCCCTGATCGCGAAGCCGCCGAGGTCGGCGCCCGAGAAGGACTTGAGCGAGCCGAGGAGACGGCCCATCGGGGTGCGGGCGCCGGCGACGATCACCGACGTGGTGCCCTGGGTTCCAGCTGTTCCGGACATGACGCACAGCCCCTATGCAGTGAGAGTGAACGAGGGTTTACCTCAATGTACTGAGCGGTGAGCGGGCGGTCACCGGGCCGGTCGTGTGACGGGGCGCACCCCGGTGCGACGAGGGGGCGCGACGGGATCATCGGCCGGAAGCCGACGGAGGACTGACCTCCGGATAGGGGTGCCGGTAGGGTTGGCCCCCGGCTCCCGGTCGCGACCGTGGGCCCGGCCTCGCGGTCGTGACCGCGGGGTCGCGGGCCGGGGTCCGGGTGGCAGGGGCGATGTCGGGGCGGCGGTGCGCGCCGGGGCGGCTGTCTGACACCATTCCCCGGGAAACGGGAGCACGCCCGCCGGGCGCGCACCCGCACGAAGGGAACCGGTCCGCCGGACGGGTCCCCGCAGGACCGGAGCACGTCCGAAGGGCGGGCGGGCTCGCTCGGAGTGTCACGACCAGGGGACGGATGGGACCGCGCGGTGCGGGGCTACGAACGCCAGGAGAGCCACCAAGCTGCTGACGACGACCACCTCTCACGGTTCGAAGCCGAGATGAAGCGGCTGAAGACCGATCGGGAGAAGGCCGTCCAGCACGCCGACGACCTCGGCTACCAGGTCGAGGTCTTGCGCGCCAAGCTGCACGAGGCGCGGCGCGCGCTCGCGCTCCGTCCTCGGTACGAGAACGGCGACATCGCCTACCAGGCCGAGCAGATGCTGCGCACCGCGCAGATGCAGGCCGATCAGCTGCGCATCGACGCCGAGCGCGAGCTGCGCGAGGCCCGCTCCCGCACCCAGCGCCTCCTCCAGGAGCACGCGGAGCAGCAGGCGCGGCTCCAGGCCGAGTTGCACCAGGAGGCGACGAGCAGGCGCCAGCAGCTCGATCAGGAGCTGGCGGAGCGCCGCGCGACCGTCGAGTCCCACGTCAACGAGAACGTCGCCTGGGCCGAGCAGTTGCGCGCCCGCAGCGAGGCACAGGCCCGGCAGCTCGTGGACGAGGCGCGGGCCGAGTCCGAGCGGGCGCTCGCCTCCGCGCGCGCGGAGGCGCAGCGCGTCGTCGAGGAGACCAGGCAGCGCATCGGCGGCGAGGCGGACAGCGCCCGCACCGAGGCGGACGGGCTGGTGCGCCGGGCGCGCGCCGAGGCGGAGCGGCTGCTCTCCTCGGCCGCCGCGCAGGCGCAGGAGGCCACCGAGCACGCCGAGCGGCTGCGCACCTCCGCGACGAGCGAGACCGAGGAGGCGCGTCGGCAGGCCGCCGAGCAGGCCAGGGCGGCCGAGGAGCGGCTCGCCGAGGCCGAGCGGGTGCTGCGCGAGGCGCGGACGGCGGCCGAGAAGGTCACGGGCGAGGCCGACGAGCGGGCCGCGAAGGTCCTGTCGACGGTCGAGGCGGACAACGAGCTGCGCACCCGTACCGCCAAGGAGCAGATCGCGCGCCTGGTGAGCGAGGCCACCAAGGAGGCCGAGGCGCTCAAGGCGGACGCGGTACGGGAGCGGGACGAGGCCGTCGCCGAGGCGGAGCGCGTGCTCGCCGAGGCGGCCGAGAAGGCCCGCAGCTCCGCCGCCGAGGACGCGGCGGCGGCGCTCGCGAAGGCGGCGCGCAGCGCCGAGGAGGTGCTGCACAAGGCCGAGGAGGACGCGCGCGCGACGACCGGCTCCGCATCGGCGGAGGCCGAGCGGATCAAGGGCGAGGCGCAGGCCGAGGCCGACCGGCTGCGCGCGGAGGCCGAGGCGGCGGCCGACGAGCTGCGCGGTGCGGCGAAGGACGACACCAAGGAGTACCGGGCGCGGACCGTCGAGCTCCAGGAGGAGGCGCGGCGGCTGCGCGGCGAGGCCGAGCAATTGCGCGCCGACGCGGTCGCCGAGGGCGAGCGCATCCGGGGCGAGGCGCGCCGCGAGGCGGTGCAGCAGATCGAGGAGGCCGCGGGGCGGGCCGAGGAGCTGCTGACCAAGGCGCGTTCGGACGCCGAGGAGCTGCGCGGCACGGCGGCCGAGGACGCGGAGAAGACCCGCGCGGAGGGCGAGCAGAAGGCCCGCGCGCTGCACGAGCAGGCCGAGGAACTCCTCGCCGAGGCGCGGACGGAGGCCGAGCGGCTCACGGCCGAGGCGGCCGAGCGCGGCGAGGCGGAGCGGGCGCGCGCCGAGGAAGCGGCGGCGGAGCTCCGCGCCGAGGCGGAGCGCGCGGCGCAGGCCCTCAAGGACGACGCGGCCGAGGAGCTGACCCGGCTGCGGGCCGAGGCCGAGCAGCGCCTGACGAGCGCCGAGGAGGCGCTGAGCGAGGCGCGCGCGGAGGCGGAGCGGCTGCGCGCGGCGAGCGCGGAGGACGCGGAGCGGGTACGGGCCGAGGCGGCCG comes from Streptomyces sp. Tu6071 and encodes:
- a CDS encoding acetyl-CoA C-acetyltransferase, with product MSGTAGTQGTTSVIVAGARTPMGRLLGSLKSFSGADLGGFAIRAALERAGIGGEQVQYVIMGQVLQAGAGQIPARQAAVKAGIPMSVPALTVNKVCLSGLDAIALADQLIRAGEFDIVVAGGQESMTNAPHLLPNSRAGHKYGAIEMLDAMAHDGLTDAFENIAMGESTEKHNARLGITRAPQDEFAALSHQRAAAAQKNGIYEAEITPVEIPQRKGEPVLLTTDEGVRADTTVETLGKLRPAFTKDGTITAGTASQISDGAAAVVVMSRAKAEELGLEWLAEIGAHGNVAGPDNSLQSQPSNAIKHALSKEGIGVDDLDLIEINEAFAAVAVQSMADLGVTPEKVNVNGGAIALGHPIGMSGARLVLHLALELKRRGGGVGAAALCGGGGQGDALVVRVPKK
- a CDS encoding AIM24 family protein yields the protein MPFREINSKMVEAQVLPGQRLFSQRGAMLAYRGEVSFTPNVGGGQGGVMSMIGRRVAGEATPLMTVEGHGTVLFGHGGHHVQVVNLSGDTLCVEADRLLAFDGSLQQGTLFLGAQGGVMGMVRGQVTGQGLFTTTLKGHGAVAVMAHGGVIELPITPGRSVHVDPQAYVAHYGEVRNKLSTALGWRDMVGRGSGEAFQLELSGQGAVFVQASEEKL
- a CDS encoding SDR family oxidoreductase translates to MTGAEGVLAGKNAVVTGGSRGIGRAVVERLCRDGARVVLTYRREREAADEVCAVVRARGGQAYAVRLDLADAAATEQAMAAADARLGGLDILVNNAARTSARLPLAETGTEHFDEVLTVNTRAVFLTTRYAARHLRDGGRIITVSTANTVRPGPGIAPYVMSKGAVEQLMAVAAQELGARGITANTVSPGATDTDMLRGANPPEALAAVPAMTPLARLGTPSDIADVIAFLAGPDGRWITGQNVRATGGLA
- a CDS encoding response regulator transcription factor, translating into MRLLIVEDERRLARSLALGLGAEGYAVDIAHDGTEGLRRATEGGYDLIVLDIMLPGMNGYRVCAALRAAGDDTPILMLTAKDGEYDEAEGLDTGADDYLTKPFSYVVLRARVKALLRRRATGAPPVRELGALRLDTGARRVRLAGEEIPLTAKEYAVLEHLVLRAGQVVSKADILEHVWDFAYSGDPNIVEVYVSTLRRKLGAGLIRTVRGAGYLLERP
- a CDS encoding AIM24 family protein: MNPLVPDGTPVLDPHALPSDDNVNAYTFCVELRGSQWFLQKGKMIAYYGRISFDGIGSGRFDRLLRTSFHSPLHASDWVVAEGEGKMLLADRAFDVNSFDLEDGNLTVRSGNLLAYEPSLALKQSIVPGFLTLIGTGKFIAASNGPVVFMEPPLRVDPQALVGWADCPSPCHHYDHGYLSGFLGGVRALTGLGGASGEEHQFEFVGAGTVLLQSSEQLMPETDIGTTPAEPGVPGGGGAGRPGMPGHAPGGAGGAQGLPRMPGQLGDIQRRFGL
- a CDS encoding sensor histidine kinase, with translation MRRLFGSVRARATVAATLVVAVVLVAAGTAVVLSLRANLIDRAGADAESAARKVAARLATGTSWDALDLPDDDDEPVQIVDGTGRVRAVSEDLESVSGTGTSGVRPSAGPAPSGGTLDDDAHLSSGEAVIDGDRGTYRWAAIEVKPRESEDDSDTGSGSDTGSSGGDSEAETDDDSGSGPGSEADSGDDDDARTFTVFAGAPLDAADSAVRTALTVMLIGLPVLLAVVAAVTWAVTRRALRPVEGIRAELDAITGSRDLARRVPEPATHDEIAALARTTNATLAALQDAVDKQRRFVADASHELRSPIASLRTQLEVGAEHPEFLDLDGAVEDTVRLQHLAADLLLLARLDAGERPPDRPVRLADLVAREAAEHGLRARIEPERADGYEVRGSAPQLGRILGNLLDNARRHARSEVTLALRQEGADAVVTVSDDGPGVPPAERDRVFERFVRLDDARTRDEGGAGLGLAIARDAAHRHGGSLVAGERPGGGAEFVLRVPLAG
- a CDS encoding DoxX family protein; the encoded protein is MSWPHLALLALALVQLVDAVLSLRPVGFVRDCLSDVGLPRRWWRLLPVVKAASAAGLVAGVRWHWLAVLTSAALVLYFLLAIGAHVRARDFGRNLFLNASGMLVLCAAVLVITLSA
- a CDS encoding MarR family winged helix-turn-helix transcriptional regulator, with the protein product MDTEKTTSEATPWLSQDEQCAWRTHLEVNRLLTHQLERDLQPFGLTMNDYEILVNLSEAEEHRVRMSDLAAATLQSKSRLSHQITRLEKAGLVRRENCESDRRGLFAVLTEPGLMTMREVAPHHVASVRRHFIDRLTPEQLTALHDFLRPIAEGLREVREAR
- a CDS encoding PepSY domain-containing protein, whose protein sequence is MKRKPVFAALAAAVVLAAGGGVAAASLGDDGGTSAASGTGTGATTHERAGLTRTGADDTAREDRDDRDTDDRDDDTRHGAGRDDTARHDDTDDTDDDQDDDARERAHDAAEHKAEAAAARKVAAPDALAAALAHTPGRALSAEIDDDQDGRLVWEVEILDGSGKLRHVDVSPSSGKVLDARTERGDADDVRAAKDLLTGDATSAAKAARAAAAKGTVVSVDLEEERNGYWSVETGPAEAEWSVALDGAKVTQGSDD